In Solanum pennellii chromosome 3, SPENNV200, a single window of DNA contains:
- the LOC107014566 gene encoding very-long-chain aldehyde decarbonylase CER1-like, which translates to MASKPGILTEWPWSWLGNFKYIVLAPFVGRSIESLLNREDGSKIDIGYLIIFPFLLFRMLHNQIWISLSRYKTAKGDNRILDRTIEFDQVDREKNWDDQILLNGLLFYYGYMKLEQSHYLPIWRSDGIILTTLLHIGPVEFLYYWLHRALHHHFLYSRYHSHHHSSIVTEPITSVIHPFAEHIAYFLLFSIPLLTTVVTKTASIVSFGGYITYIDFMNNMGHCNFEIIPKWMFSTFPPLKYLMYTPSYHSLHHTQFRTNYSLFMPIYDYIYGTLDKSSDTLYEKSLERQGKSPDVVHLTHLTTPESIYHLRIGFASFASQPYTSKWYFWLMWPVTLWSMMVTWIYGHTFTVERNVFNNLNLQTWAIPKYRVQYFMQWQRETINNLIEEAITEADQKGIKVLSLGLLNQDEKLNKNGEVYIRRLPQLKVKLVDGSSLAVAVVLNSIPKGTTQVVLGGHLSKVANAIALALCQGGVKVMTLREEEYKKLKSSLTPEAAINLLLSKTFTSKIWLVGDGLNEDEQLKAPKGTIFIPFSQFPPRKTRKDCFYFHTPAMITPKHFENVDSCENWLPRRVMSAWRIAGILHALENWHEHECGNMMFDIEKVWKASLDHGFQPISVASASESKT; encoded by the exons ATGGCTTCAAAACCGGGGATTCTCACAGAATGGCCATGGTCATGGCTTGGGAATTTCAAG tACATTGTTTTGGCACCATTTGTGGGACGTAGCATTGAGTCATTGTTGAATAGAGAAGATGGAAGCAAGATAGATATTGGATACTTGATTATATTTCCGTTTCTGCTATTCCGGATGCTTCACAATCAAATATGGATATCTCTGTCCAGATACAAAACTGCAAAGGGTGATAATCGAATTCTCGATAGAACCATTGAATTTGACCAAGTTGACAGAGAAAAAAATTG GGATGATCAAATCTTACTTAATGGACTATTGTTCTATTATGGGTACATGAAATTGGAGCAGTCTCATTACTTACCTATATGGAGAAGTGATGGTATCATTTTGACAACATTGCTTCATATTGGTCCtgttgaatttttatattattggCTTCACAGAGCTTTACACCATCACTTTCTCTACTCTCGTTACCATTCACATCACCATTCATCCATTGTTACTGAACCCATTACTT cTGTGATTCATCCATTTGCAGAGCATATAGCATACTTCTTGCTATTTTCTATACCACTACTCACAACAGTGGTAACAAAGACCGCTTCAATAGTTTCATTTGGTGGATATATCACttatattgattttatgaaCAATATGGGCCATTGCAACTTTGAGATCATTCCCAAGTGGATGTTCTCTACTTTCCCTCCTCTCAAATATTTGATGTATACACCATC GTACCATTCACTACATCATACTCAATTTAGGACAAATTACTCACTTTTCATGCCAATATATGATTACATCTATGGTACATTGGACAAATCATCAGACACATTATATGAAAAATCACTTGAAAGGCAAGGGAAATCACCAGATGTGGTACATTTAACACATCTAACAACACCTGAATCCATTTACCATCTCAGGATAGGATTTGCTTCTTTCGCCTCCCAACCCTACACCTCTAAGTGGTATTTCTGGTTAATGTGGCCTGTCACTTTGTGGTCTATGATGGTTACTTGGATTTATGGTCACACATTTACTGTTGAGAGAAATGTCTTCAACAATCTCAATTTGCAAACTTGGGCCATTCCAAAATATCGCGTTCAA tacTTCATGCAATGGCAAAGAGAGACGATTAATAACTTGATTGAAGAAGCTATCACTGAAGCAGATCAAAAAGGCATAAAAGTTTTGAGCCTTGGACTCTTAAATCAG GATGAGAAACTGAATAAGAATGGGGAGGTTTACATAAGAAGGCTCCCTCAACTAAAAGTAAAGTTGGTAGATGGAAGTAGCCTAGCTGTTGCTGTGGTCCTAAATTCAATTCCCAAAGGAACTACCCAAGTGGTCCTTGGAGGCCATTTGTCAAAAGTTGCTAATGCCATTGCCCTTGCTTTATGCCAAGGAGGAGTAAAG GTCATGACATTGAGAGAAGAAGAGTACAAAAAGCTCAAATCAAGTCTTACTCCTGAAGCTGCAATTAATTTACTTCTATCAAAAACTTTTACTTCAAAG ATATGGCTAGTGGGGGATGGATTGAATGAAGATGAACAATTGAAAGCACCAAAAGGAACAATTTTCATTCCATTTTCACAATTCCCACCAAGAAAAACTCGGAAGGATTGCTTCTACTTTCACACACCGGCAATGATTACTCCAAAACACTTTGAAAATGTGGATTCTTGCGAG AATTGGCTGCCAAGAAGAGTGATGAGTGCTTGGCGTATAGCTGGAATTCTACACGCACTTGAAAATTGGCATGAACATGAGTGTGGGAACATGATGTTTGACATCGAGAAAGTGTGGAAAGCAAGCCTTGATCATGGTTTTCAGCCAATATCTGTGGCTTCTGCTTCTGAATCAAAGACTTAA